The proteins below come from a single Panicum hallii strain FIL2 chromosome 7, PHallii_v3.1, whole genome shotgun sequence genomic window:
- the LOC112900324 gene encoding 21 kDa protein-like encodes MRRHHHHHHLVLLACLLVLAAAAASPAKPKPSSSSAVAPAIAVDFVRRSCRSTRYPRVCESTLIPCAPAVGRSPRRLARAALVVGADRARNCSAYIRAAGGAAGSSKTGKGAMKDCAELARDAEERLRQSAAEMERMGRAGTPRFAWSLGNVQTWASAALTDTDTCLDSLAQARGKVDGDAVKRRVVAVAEATSNALALVNRLDPAPHRLR; translated from the coding sequence atgaggcgccaccaccaccaccaccaccttgtCCTGCTCGCCTGCCTCTTGGtcctcgccgcggccgcggcgtcgCCGGCGAAGCCGAagccctcttcttcctccgcgGTCGCCCCGGCCATCGCGGTGGACTTCGTGCGCCGCTCGTGCCGCTCGACGCGGTACCCGCGCGTGTGCGAGAGCACCCTGATCCCCTGCGCGCCCGCCGTGGGGCGCAGCCCGCGGCGCctggcgcgggcggcgctggtggtGGGCGCCGACCGCGCGCGCAACTGCTCCGCCTACATCCGGGCCGCCGGGGGAGCCGCCGGCTCCTCCAAGACCGGCAAGGGGGCGATGAAGGACTGCGCGGAGCTGGCGCGCGACGCGGAGGAGCGGCTGCGGCAGTCGGCGGCGGAGATGGAGCGGATGGGGCGGGCGGGCACCCCGCGCTTCGCGTGGTCGCTCGGCAACGTGCAGACCTGGGCCAGCGCCGCGCTCACCGACACTGACACCTGCCTCGACTCCCTCGCCCAGGCCCGCGGCAAGGTGGACGGGGACGCCGTCAAGAGGCGGGTGGTGGCCGTGGCGGAGGCCACCAGCAACGCGCTCGCGCTCGTCAATAGGCTCGACCCGGCGCCGCACCGCCTGCGCTAG